Within Actinoplanes sp. L3-i22, the genomic segment GCCCGCTGTCACCGATGCACACCCTCCCCGCCGAACCGTGCCTTGAATGGTGACACGGCAGGCGCCTGTTACGGGAGTGCGTTGTGCGTGCCGCCCCCGCTTCGTACCCTTCTTGCGCCCCGGGACGCCGGCGGCATCCGCTGAAAGGACGGCAGTGTTCTACTGGCTGCTCAAGTTGGTGGTCCTCGGACCCGTGCTGAGACTTGTCTTCCGCCCCAAGGTCGAAGGCCTGGAGAATGTTCCCGATTCCGGGCCGGTGATCCTGGCCTGCAACCATCTCTCGTTCTCGGACTCGATCTTCACCCCATTGGTGATGAAGCGGAAAGTGACCTTCGTCGCCAAAGCTGAATACTTCACCGGCCGGGGGATCAAGGGGTGGCTCTCGCGGATGTTCTTCGTCGGCGCGGGGACCATCCCGGTGGACCGTTCGGGTGGGGAAGCCGCCCAGGCGGCGCTGGACACCCTCCTGCGGGTGCTCGGGGAGGGGAACATCGCCGGCATCTATCCGGAGGGCACCCGTTCGCCTGACGGCCGGCTCTACCGCGGCAAGACCGGGGTGGCCCGGCTGGCCCTGGAGAGCGGCGCCGTGGTCGTGCCGGTGGCCCTGCTGAACACCGACGAGATCCAGCCCACCGGCACGCTGATCCCGGCGGTCAAGCGGGTCCGGATGCGGATCGGCAAGCCGCTCGACTTCTCCCGCTACGCGGCCACGCGCGGGGACCGGTTCGTCGAGCGGGCGATCACCGACGAGATCATGTTCGAGCTGATGGCGCTCTCCGGCCGCGAATACGTCGACGT encodes:
- a CDS encoding 1-acyl-sn-glycerol-3-phosphate acyltransferase, producing MFYWLLKLVVLGPVLRLVFRPKVEGLENVPDSGPVILACNHLSFSDSIFTPLVMKRKVTFVAKAEYFTGRGIKGWLSRMFFVGAGTIPVDRSGGEAAQAALDTLLRVLGEGNIAGIYPEGTRSPDGRLYRGKTGVARLALESGAVVVPVALLNTDEIQPTGTLIPAVKRVRMRIGKPLDFSRYAATRGDRFVERAITDEIMFELMALSGREYVDVYAAKLKEPQPA